In Sulfuritortus calidifontis, the sequence CGCTGAAAGACGCTCGGGCGCGAGCGTTCCCAAGGCCCGCCATGCGCCTTTGAATTCGTCGATCCGGGCAATCAGGCTCAGGATCTCGGGGGTGATCTGGAGGGTGTCTGAACGTAGCATGTAACCCATGCTACACCCATTAACACCCATTTTGAAGTTGAGCGGCCTTGGAATGGGTGTTAATGGGTGATTTCTTGGTCTGCTCTGAATCGAACGCGCTACGCGTCGGCCTCGTCAAGGTCGTAGGTGCTGTGAGAGAGAGTATGCCCGATTCTATAGTTCAAAGCCGCGCTCCATGAACAGCCGCAGACAGGCTTCGACCGCCGCCGGATCGTAGAGCCGGCCCTTGTTCCGGCTGCCTTTGCGCGGTGATGTCGCGCAGCACATGCAGGATGGCAATCGAGCGGAAAAACTCGGTACCGTATGGCGATGGCCCTTGGCCACTATACTGCACTGGCCTACCTTGCCAGCGCAAGGACTCGCCAAGGCAACTCGAAGTATTTCAGTTCCGCGCAGGATAGCAGTTGCCAGCTACAACCGACCGCCCCGAAACCCGCATGGTTGCGAGAGGTTGTCTCGCACACGCTCGCGAGGCAACTAGATAAAACCGGAGAACAGAGAGGCCCAGGCCGAAAAACGCCGCTATGGAGGGGGTGCCGCTCGCGAGGCGATTCCGCGAAGGCGCGCCAGGACTGGCACTGCGGGCGGGCGTAAAAAATCCCGAAACGGGTTCGGGCTTTTGAATATGGTGGCCAGGGACGGAATCGAACCGCCGACACGCGGATTTTCAATCCGCTGCTCTACCAACTGAGCTACCTGGCCACGTCAAAGCAACGCTTTACGACGCGGATTTTAGTTCCGGCCGGGCTTACGCCCTTAACTTGCTGCGCAAGTTAGCCTGCATTACAACCTGTCCGCTTGCGGCCAGGTTGCAATCCGCTGCTCTACCAACTGAGCTACCTGGCCGTCTGAAAAAAAGCTTGGCCGGGAGGGAGCCCGGCCGCAGGGATGCGCATTAAAGCCGGAAACGGCGGTTCCGTCAAGCCGAGCAGCCTCCGCTGCGGCCGTATGCCGCCCCGGGTGCGGGCCGGCCGGCAGGGTTGCTACACTTGTTGAACCCCGTTAGGAAAGTGCGCCATGACCGTCATTCGTCAGGAAGACTTCGTGCAGTCGATTGCCGATGCCTTCCAGTTCATCTCCTACTATCACCCGCTGGATTTCGTCGAGGCGGTGAAGGCGGCCTATGAGCGCGAGCAGGCGCCGGCGGCCAAGGACGCCCTGGCCCAGATCCTGGTCAATTCGCGCCTGTGCGCCGAGGGCCATCGGCCGATCTGCCAGGACACCGGCATGGCCGTGGTCTTTTTGCGCATCGGCATGAAGGTGCGCTGGGATACCGACGCCGGCCTCCAGGCCATGGTCGACGAGGGCGTGCGCCGAGCCTACACGAATCCGGACAACCCCCTGCGCGCCTCGGTGCTGGCCGACCCGGCCGGGGCGCGCCGCAACACCCGCGACAACACGCCGGCCGTGGTCCATGTCGAGCTGGTGCCGGGCGACACGGTGGATGTGCGGCTGGCGGCCAAGGGCGGCGGCTCCGAGAACAAGGCGCGCTTTGCGGTGCTCAATCCGAGCGATTCCATCGTCGATTGGGTGCTGAACGAGTTGCCGCAGATGGGTGCCGGCTGGTGCCCGCCGGGCGTGCTCGGCCTCGGCATCGGCGGCTCGCCGGAGAAGGCGATGGTCATGGCCAAGGAGGCGCTGCTGGCACCGATCGACATCCAGGCGCTGAAGGCGCGCGGCCCCGCGAGCCGGATCGAGGAACTGCGCCTGGAACTGTACGACAAGGTGAACGCCCTGGGCATCGGCGCCCAGGGCCTGGGCGGGCTGACCACGGTGCTGGACGTGAAGATCCTCGACTACCCGACCCATGCCGCCTCGCTGCCGGTGGCGTTGATCCCCAACTGCGCGGCGACCCGGCATCTGCATTTCACCCTGGATGGCAGCGGGCCGGCCCGGTTCGAGCCGCCACCGCTTGCGGCCTGGCCGCAGATCGCCTGGTCCGGCCCGGCCGGTGCCCGGCGGGTGAATCTGGATGCCCTGACCCCGGCCGAGATTGCACAGTGGAAAGCGGGCGAGGCCCTGCTGCTGTCGGGCAAGCTGCTCACCGGCCGCGATGCCGCGCACAAGAAGATCGCCGAGCTGGTCGCCCGCGGCGAGCCGCTGCCGGTCGATTTCAAGGGGCGTTTCATTTATTACGTCGGCCCGGTCGATCCTGTGCGCGGCGAGGCGGTGGGTCCGGCCGGGCCGACCACGGCCACGCGCATGGACAAGTTCACCGAGCTGATGCTGGGCCGGCTCGGCATCCTGGGCATGGTCGGCAAGGCCGAGCGCGGACCCGAGGCGGTGGCGGCGATCCGCCGCCATGGCGCGGTCTACTGCATCGCCGTCGGCGGCGCCGCCTATCTGGTGGCCAAGGCGATTCGGGCCGCGCGCGTCGTCGCCTTCCCCGAGCTGGGCATGGAGGCGATCTACGAATTCGAGGTGCAGGACATGCCGGTCACCGTGGCGGTCGACAGCCAGGGGCACTCGGTGCATGAAGAGGGCCCGCGCGAATGGCGCATCAAAATTGAACAGATCGCCAAGGCAGGGCATGCTTAGGGTTCGCAACTCAACGACGCTTCCGCAACCATAGGGAGGGGCCATGGAACTGGTCTGGTGGCATTGGTTCGTGCTGGGGCTGGCGCTGATCGCGCTGGAGATGTTGACCCCCACCTTCTTTCTGCTCTGGTTCGGCCTCGGTGCCCTGCTCACCGGCACCGCGGTCTGGCTCTGGCCCATGGGCCTGGCCGCGCAGGCGCTGCTGTGGTCGGTCACCTCGTTGATCATGATGGGGGTCTGGCTCAAGTTCTTCAAAAACCCGGTCGATACCCGGCCCGGGCTGGCCAAGGAGAGCGTGCTCGGCACCACCGGCCTGGTCACCCGGGCGGTGAGCGAGATGGGCCAGGGCGAGATCCTGTTCCAGCGGCCGGTGCTCGGCGCCGACCGCTGGCCGATCATCGCCGACGGCAGCATCGAGGCCGGCAACAAGGCGCGGGTGGTCGATGTCGTCGGCCAGATTCTCAAAGTCGAAAAGGTATAAGTCATGGGCATGCAAATCGTTTCCGTCGTCCTGATTGCGTTTCTCTTCGTCACCCTCTGGCGCGGCGTGCGCATCGTGCCCCAGGGCGAGGAGTGGGTGGTCGAGCGCCTGGGCAAGTACCTCGGCACCCTGTTGCCCGGCTTGCACGTGCTGGTGCCCTATATCGACCGGGTTGCCTACAAGGTGACGACCAAGGACCTGATCCTGGACATCCCCGAGCAGGAGGTGATCACCCGGGACAATGCGGTGCTGATCACCAACGCCATCGCCTTCGTCAAGGTGACCGATACCCAGAGCGCGGTCTACGGTGTGACCAATTTCCAACTGGCGGTGATGAACCTGGTGCAGACCAGCCTGCGCGCCATCATCGGCGACATGGACTTGGACCAGGCCCTGTCCAGCCGCGATCAGATCAAGGCCCGGTTGAAGGAGTCCATCTCCGACGACGTGGCCGACTGGGGCCTGACCCTGAAATCGGTCGAGATCCAGGACATCAAGCCCTCGCCGACCATGCAGAAGTCGATGGAACTGCAGGCCGCGGCCGAGCGCGAGCGCAAGGCCACGGTGACCCGCGCCGAGGGCGACAAGCAGGCGGCCATTCTGGAAGCCGAGGCCCGGCTGGAATCGGCCAAGCGCGACGCCGAGGCGCAGGTGCGCCTGGCCGCCGCTTCGGCCGAGGCGATCAAGCGCATCGCCGAGTCCATCCCGGAAAAGGAATTGCCGGCCTATTACCTGCTGGGCGAGAAATACATCGTTGCCCTGAAGGAGCTGGCCCAGTCCGGCAGCAGCAAGACCCTGGTCCTGCCGGCCGATCTGCTCAAGAGCCTGGAGGGCATGATGGGTCGACGCGCCTGAGCGCCATGCGGGGCGCGGCTTTGAGTCGATTTGGGTTTGCATTTCCTGAGAAATCGCTTAAAGTTTGGCCTGCAACTGCCGAATAAATTATGTGCCTGGAGCATGCCGGGCTTGGAGTGAGACCCAAGGAATGAGAAAGACGCTTCTCCCTCTGGTTTTGTCATTGTCCATCCTGGCCTGGCCTCTGGCCGAGGTGCAGGCGGCCGAAGGCAAGACCGGCAGCAGCCAGACCAAGGCCAAGAAGACGGCCAAGACCAAGCAAGCAGCCAAGACCAAGCAGCGGGTCAAGGTGAAATACAAGAACAAGAAGCTCGCCCTGAAAAAGCAACCGCGCTACCAGGCGGCGGGCGATGCCGAACTCGACCGGGCGTTAGCCCAGGGCAACTTGGCCTTGCGTTCCCACTCCGCCCTGGTGATCAACCAAGCCACGGGCGAGCCGATCTACACCAAGAATCCCGATGTCGAAACCCCGATCGCCTCGATCACCAAGTTGATGACCGCCGTGATCACCCTCGATGCCGGCCTGCCGCTGGATGAGGAGATCACCATCAATTCCGAAGACCTCGACCGGGTCAAGGGCACCGGTTCCCGCCTGCCGCTGGGCGCCACCCTGACCCGCGGCGAGCTGCTGCATCTGGCCCTCATCGCCTCGGAAAACCGGGCAGCCGCTGCGTTGTCCCGCGCCTACCCGGGCGGTCGCGATGCCTTCGTCGAGGCGATGAACCGCAAGGCACGCAGCCTGGGCATGCAAAACACCCACTATGTCGATGGCACCGGTCTGTCCAGCGCCAACCGCTCCACCGCCTTGGATCTCGCCCGTCTGGTCGATGTGGTCCATCGCAACTATCCCTTGATCCGCGACATCAGCACCACCGGCAGCTATGACGTCGAGGTGCCCGGCCGCAAGCGAGCTCGCCAGTTGGCCTATGTCAATACCAATGCCCTGACCCGCAACAAGGACTGGGACATCGGCATCTCCAAGACCGGCTATATCAGCGAGGCCGGCCACTGCCTGGTGATGCAGACCCAGATCGCCGGTCAGAAGATGGTCATCGTGCTGCTCGATTCCTGGGGCAAGTGGTCGCGCATCGGCGACGCCCAGCGGATCAAGCGCTGGATCGAGAACGGCGGCGCCGAGCGCCTGGCCAGCCGCGCCGGTCGGCCTACTTGAGTCGTTCCCGGCGACCGGGAAACGGGCGGCCTGGTCGCCCGTTTTCGTTTCCTGTCGCGGTTTTCCGGGTGATGCGGCCGATGGCGTGGCCCGGCGTTTCCCGGTATCCTTGCCCCTTTCAATTCAGCAACTTGGCATGACCTCCCCCTCGGTGTTATCGGCACACGGCCTCGAGTGCGCTCGTGGTGACCGCACCCTGTTTACCGGCCTGGGCTTCGAACTGGGGGCGGGCGAGTTGCTGCTGGTCCAGGGCGGCAACGGCCAGGGCAAGACCAGCCTGTTGCGGCTGCTCACCGGCCTGTCCAGCCCGGTGGCGGGCGAGGTGCGCTGGCGCGGTCGGGCCATCGCCCGGGCACGCGAGGACTATCACGGGGCCATGGCTTATCTCGGCCATGCCAACGGCATCAAGGAAGACCTGACCCCGCTCGAGAATCTGCGCTTCAAGGCCGGCCTGGCCGGCCAGAGCCTGGACGAGGCGCTGGCGGAATCGACCCTGCGCCGGCTCGGCCTCGGCCGCTGCCTGGACCTGCCGGCCCGTGTGCTCTCCTTCGGCCAGCGTCGCCGGGTCGCCCTGGCCGGGCTGCTCACCGCCGGCGCCCTGCTCTGGATCCTGGACGAGCCGCTGACCGGCCTCGATGTCCACGGCGTTGCCCTGGTCGAGGGCCTGTTGCGCGAGCACCTGGGCCGCGGCGGTCTGGTGGTGATGACCACCCACCAGCCGCTCACCCTCGACGGCGTCGCCGTGCGCGCCATCCAGGTCGGCCGGCAGGAGGGCGCCTGATGGGCGGTTTCCTGTTCACGGTCATCCGCCGCGACCTGCTGCTGGCAGCCCGCCGGCGCGGCGACTGGCTGACGGCGCAGTTCTTCTTCGTCATGGTGGTCAGCCTGTTCCCGCTCGGCATCGGGCCGGAGCCGGAATTGTTGAAACGCATCGCGCCCGGCGTGGTCTGGGTCGCCGCCACCCTGGCCTCGCTCCTGTCGCTGCCCCGGCTGTTCGCCGAGGACCACCGCGACGGCAGCCTGGAGCAGATGCTGCTCTCGCCCGAACCGGCGGTTCTGTTGACCCTGGGCAAGGCGGCGGCGCATTGGCTGATCTATGGTATTCCGTTGCTGGTGGTGACGCCGGTGCTGGGCATCCAGTTCGCCCTGCCGGTCGAGGCGATCGGCATCCTGGTGCTGTCGCTGGCGCTGGGCACGCCGATCCTGTCGCTGCTCGGCGCGGTCGGCGCCGCGCTCACCCTGGGTCTGCGCGGCGGCGGCGTGCTGTTGACGCTGTTGATCCTGCCGCTCTACGTGCCGGCCCTGATTTTCGGCGCCGGCGCGGTCGATGGCGTGCTGGCGGGAACCGGAGCCGAGGCGAACCTGTCTCTGCTGGGAGCGTTTTTTGTGCTGTCTTTGATCGTCACGCCGTGGGTGTCCGCGGCAGCCCTGAAGGTTTCGATGGAATGAGCATCAACTGGTACAAGTATTCGGCGCCGGCCACCTTCTACGGCCTGGCCGGTCGGCTGGCGCCCTGGTTCGGCTGGGCCGCGGCGATTCTCACGGTCATTGGCCTCTATTTGAGCTTCTTCGTGGCGCCGACCGACTTCCAGCAGGGCGAGGCCTACCGGGTGATCTTCATCCACGTGCCGGCGGCCTGGATGTCCATGTTCATCTATCTCGTCATGGCCGGCTGGGCCGCCATCGGCCTGGCCTTCAATACCCGGCTGTCGTTCATGATGGCCCGCGCCCTGGCGCCGACCGGCGCCATGTTCACCTTCGTCGCGCTTTGGACCGGCGCCCTCTGGGGCAAGCCGATGTGGGGCGCCTGGTGGGTGTGGGACGCCCGGCTGACCTCCGAGCTGATCCTGCTCTTCCTCTATGTCGGCATCATGGCCCTGTGGGCGGCGATCGACGACCCGCGCCGCGGCGACAAGGCCGGCGCCCTGCTCGCCCTGATCGGCGCGATCAACGTGCCCATCATCTATTTCTCGGTGCAATGGTGGAACACCCTGCACCAGGGTTCCTCGATCAAGCCTTCCGGCACCAGCATGGACGAGGTGATGCTCTACGGCATGCTGATCATGGCTATCGCCGCGTGGCTCTACACCATCGCCGTCGTCTTCGTCCGGGTCCGTCGCATCATCCTCGAGCGCGAGCGGCATACCGAGTGGGTCAAGCACGTGCTGGAGGGCGCATGATGGAATGGGGCAGCTGGGAGGCCTTCTGGGCCATGGGCGGCTATGGCCTCTATGTCTGGGGCTCGTTCGCCGTCACCGCCCTGGTCATCGTGATCGAGGTGGTGCAATTGCGTCAGGCCGGACGGCAGACGTTGCAACAACTCAAGCGACTGAATAAATGGGAATCTGAATGAAATCGCGCCACAAGAAACTCCTCGCCATCGGCCTGGCCGTCGCCGGTCTCGGCATCGTCGCCGCCCTGGTGCTCAATGCCTTCCAGTCCAATCTGGTGTTCTTCTTCTCGCCCTCGCAGGTCGCCGCCGGCGAGGCGCCGACCGGCCGCGCCTTCCGCATCGGCGGCCTGGTCGAGCCGGGCAGCCTCAAGCGCGAGGCCGACGGCCTGACCGTGCATTTCGTGGTGACCGACACCGCCAAGACCATCCCGGTGACCTACAAGGGCATCCTGCCCGACCTGTTCAAGGAGGGCAAAGGCACCGTGGCTGAGGGCACGCTGGGTGCCGACGGCGTGTTCGCTGCCACCCAGGTCCTGGCCAAGCATGATGAGAACTACATGCCCCCGGAGGCAGCGCATGCCTTGGAACAGGCCCAGAAAGCACAAGCCACTGTGGTGCAGCAATGAAACCCAGGCATGTAGTTCCGGCGCAGGCTAATGTGAGCGAAGCTCACGTTAAGCCGCGCAGCGGCGGCCGCAGCCAAAATTACATGCCGCCCGAGGCCGCGCATGCCCTGGAGCAGGCACAGAAGGCGCAAGCCACAGTAGTGCAGCAATAGAGAGGACTTCCCCATGATCCCTGAACTCGGCCATTTCGCGCTGATCGTCGCCCTCTTGCTGGCCCTGGCCCAGGGCATCCTGCCCATCGTCGGCGCCCACCGCGGCAATGCCGCTTTCATGGCGGTAGCGCGGCCGGCGGCGCAAGGGCAGTTCGTCTTCGTCGCCATCGCCTTCGGCTGCCTGGCCTATGCCTTTTTGACCCACGACTTCTCGGTCGAGAACGTCGCTCGCAACTCCTATTCCCAGCTGCCGGCGATCTACCGCTTCACCGCCACCTGGGGCTCGCACGAGGGCTCGCTCTTGCTCTGGGCGTTGATCCTCGGCGTCTGGACCACCGCCGTGACGGTGTTCTCCAGGCATCTACCGGAAGACATGGCGGCGCGGGTGATCGGCGTCATGGGCCTGATCAGCAGCGGCTTCCTCGCCTTCCTCCTGACCACCTCCAACCCCTTCCTGCGCCTGGTGCCGGCGGCGGCCGAAGGCAACGACATGAACCCGCTGTTGCAGGACCCGGGCATGGTGCTGCATCCGCCCATGCTCTACATGGGCTATGTCGGCTTCTCGGTCGCCTTCGCCTTCGCCATCGCCGCCCTGCTGTCGGGCAAGCTCGACGCGGCCTGGGCCCGCTGGTCGCGGCCCTGGACCACGGTGGCCTGGACCTTCCTCACCGTCGGCATCGCCCTGGGCAGCTGGTGGGCCTATTACGAGCTGGGCTGGGGCGGCTGGTGGTTCTGGGATCCGACCGAGAACGCCTCGTTCATGCCCTGGCTGGCCGGCACCGCGCTGATCCACTCGCTCGCGGTCACCGAAAAGCGTGGCGCCTTCAAGAGCTGGACCGTGCTGCTCGCCATCGCCGCCTTCTCGCTCTCGCTGCTCGGCACCTTCCTGGTCCGTTCCGGCGTGCTCTCCTCGGTCCACGCCTTCGCCACCGACCCGGCGCGTGGCGTGTTCATCCTCGGCTTCCTCGGCGTGGTGATCGGTGGCTCGCTCCTGCTCTATGCCTGGCGCGCGCCGCGGCTGGCCGCCGGTGGCGGTTTCGCCTGGTTCTCCCGCGAGTCGCTGCTGCTGGCCAACAACGCCCTGCTGATCGCGGCCCTGGGTTCGGTCCTGCTGGGCACGCTCTATCCCCTGTTCATGGACGCCCTGAACATGGGCAAGATCTCGGTCGGCCCGCCCTATTTCAATGCGGTGTTCGTGCCCCTGTTCACCCCGGCCCTGTTCCTGGTCGGTGTCGGTCCCCTGGTCCGCTGGAAGCAGGCCGACCTGCCTGAACTGGCCATCCGCCTGAAGTGGGCCTTCGCCGTCGCCCTGATCACCGCCGCCCTGCTGCCGCTGACCCAGGGGGGTCTCAACTTCATGGCCAGCCTCGGCCTCTTCCTCACTCTGTGGATCGTGTTCACCGTGGCGCTCGGCTTTGTCGGCCGCGTGCAGCACGGCGAAGGCAGCCTGAGCACTCGGCTCAAGGCGCTGCCGCGCAGCTTCTGGGGCATGCAGCTGGCCCATTTCGGCCTCGCCCTGGCGGTCTGCGGCGCCACCGTGGTCTCGCACTATCAGACCGACCGCGACGTGCGCATGAACATCGGCGACTACGTCGAGCTGGCCGGCTATACCTTCACCTTCAAGGGCGCCACCCAGGTGCCCGGCCCCAACTACCAGGCCATGCGCGGCCAGGTCGAGGTCAGCCGCGAGGGCAAGCCGTTGTTCACCTTGCAGCCG encodes:
- a CDS encoding SPFH domain-containing protein — translated: MQIVSVVLIAFLFVTLWRGVRIVPQGEEWVVERLGKYLGTLLPGLHVLVPYIDRVAYKVTTKDLILDIPEQEVITRDNAVLITNAIAFVKVTDTQSAVYGVTNFQLAVMNLVQTSLRAIIGDMDLDQALSSRDQIKARLKESISDDVADWGLTLKSVEIQDIKPSPTMQKSMELQAAAERERKATVTRAEGDKQAAILEAEARLESAKRDAEAQVRLAAASAEAIKRIAESIPEKELPAYYLLGEKYIVALKELAQSGSSKTLVLPADLLKSLEGMMGRRA
- the ccmB gene encoding heme exporter protein CcmB, which encodes MGGFLFTVIRRDLLLAARRRGDWLTAQFFFVMVVSLFPLGIGPEPELLKRIAPGVVWVAATLASLLSLPRLFAEDHRDGSLEQMLLSPEPAVLLTLGKAAAHWLIYGIPLLVVTPVLGIQFALPVEAIGILVLSLALGTPILSLLGAVGAALTLGLRGGGVLLTLLILPLYVPALIFGAGAVDGVLAGTGAEANLSLLGAFFVLSLIVTPWVSAAALKVSME
- a CDS encoding NfeD family protein encodes the protein MELVWWHWFVLGLALIALEMLTPTFFLLWFGLGALLTGTAVWLWPMGLAAQALLWSVTSLIMMGVWLKFFKNPVDTRPGLAKESVLGTTGLVTRAVSEMGQGEILFQRPVLGADRWPIIADGSIEAGNKARVVDVVGQILKVEKV
- a CDS encoding heme lyase CcmF/NrfE family subunit; the encoded protein is MIPELGHFALIVALLLALAQGILPIVGAHRGNAAFMAVARPAAQGQFVFVAIAFGCLAYAFLTHDFSVENVARNSYSQLPAIYRFTATWGSHEGSLLLWALILGVWTTAVTVFSRHLPEDMAARVIGVMGLISSGFLAFLLTTSNPFLRLVPAAAEGNDMNPLLQDPGMVLHPPMLYMGYVGFSVAFAFAIAALLSGKLDAAWARWSRPWTTVAWTFLTVGIALGSWWAYYELGWGGWWFWDPTENASFMPWLAGTALIHSLAVTEKRGAFKSWTVLLAIAAFSLSLLGTFLVRSGVLSSVHAFATDPARGVFILGFLGVVIGGSLLLYAWRAPRLAAGGGFAWFSRESLLLANNALLIAALGSVLLGTLYPLFMDALNMGKISVGPPYFNAVFVPLFTPALFLVGVGPLVRWKQADLPELAIRLKWAFAVALITAALLPLTQGGLNFMASLGLFLTLWIVFTVALGFVGRVQHGEGSLSTRLKALPRSFWGMQLAHFGLALAVCGATVVSHYQTDRDVRMNIGDYVELAGYTFTFKGATQVPGPNYQAMRGQVEVSREGKPLFTLQPEKRVYNASGMPMTEAGIDYGLLRDVYVSLGEPLANGAWSVRVYHKPFVDWLWLGGLFLAIGGVLAASDRRYRIAFKKETQQAKPATAAVEGQQA
- the ccmE gene encoding cytochrome c maturation protein CcmE, giving the protein MKSRHKKLLAIGLAVAGLGIVAALVLNAFQSNLVFFFSPSQVAAGEAPTGRAFRIGGLVEPGSLKREADGLTVHFVVTDTAKTIPVTYKGILPDLFKEGKGTVAEGTLGADGVFAATQVLAKHDENYMPPEAAHALEQAQKAQATVVQQ
- the ccmC gene encoding heme ABC transporter permease CcmC, giving the protein MSINWYKYSAPATFYGLAGRLAPWFGWAAAILTVIGLYLSFFVAPTDFQQGEAYRVIFIHVPAAWMSMFIYLVMAGWAAIGLAFNTRLSFMMARALAPTGAMFTFVALWTGALWGKPMWGAWWVWDARLTSELILLFLYVGIMALWAAIDDPRRGDKAGALLALIGAINVPIIYFSVQWWNTLHQGSSIKPSGTSMDEVMLYGMLIMAIAAWLYTIAVVFVRVRRIILERERHTEWVKHVLEGA
- the ccmD gene encoding heme exporter protein CcmD, yielding MMEWGSWEAFWAMGGYGLYVWGSFAVTALVIVIEVVQLRQAGRQTLQQLKRLNKWESE
- a CDS encoding fumarate hydratase; protein product: MTVIRQEDFVQSIADAFQFISYYHPLDFVEAVKAAYEREQAPAAKDALAQILVNSRLCAEGHRPICQDTGMAVVFLRIGMKVRWDTDAGLQAMVDEGVRRAYTNPDNPLRASVLADPAGARRNTRDNTPAVVHVELVPGDTVDVRLAAKGGGSENKARFAVLNPSDSIVDWVLNELPQMGAGWCPPGVLGLGIGGSPEKAMVMAKEALLAPIDIQALKARGPASRIEELRLELYDKVNALGIGAQGLGGLTTVLDVKILDYPTHAASLPVALIPNCAATRHLHFTLDGSGPARFEPPPLAAWPQIAWSGPAGARRVNLDALTPAEIAQWKAGEALLLSGKLLTGRDAAHKKIAELVARGEPLPVDFKGRFIYYVGPVDPVRGEAVGPAGPTTATRMDKFTELMLGRLGILGMVGKAERGPEAVAAIRRHGAVYCIAVGGAAYLVAKAIRAARVVAFPELGMEAIYEFEVQDMPVTVAVDSQGHSVHEEGPREWRIKIEQIAKAGHA
- the pbpG gene encoding D-alanyl-D-alanine endopeptidase, yielding MSILAWPLAEVQAAEGKTGSSQTKAKKTAKTKQAAKTKQRVKVKYKNKKLALKKQPRYQAAGDAELDRALAQGNLALRSHSALVINQATGEPIYTKNPDVETPIASITKLMTAVITLDAGLPLDEEITINSEDLDRVKGTGSRLPLGATLTRGELLHLALIASENRAAAALSRAYPGGRDAFVEAMNRKARSLGMQNTHYVDGTGLSSANRSTALDLARLVDVVHRNYPLIRDISTTGSYDVEVPGRKRARQLAYVNTNALTRNKDWDIGISKTGYISEAGHCLVMQTQIAGQKMVIVLLDSWGKWSRIGDAQRIKRWIENGGAERLASRAGRPT
- the ccmA gene encoding cytochrome c biogenesis heme-transporting ATPase CcmA, which produces MTSPSVLSAHGLECARGDRTLFTGLGFELGAGELLLVQGGNGQGKTSLLRLLTGLSSPVAGEVRWRGRAIARAREDYHGAMAYLGHANGIKEDLTPLENLRFKAGLAGQSLDEALAESTLRRLGLGRCLDLPARVLSFGQRRRVALAGLLTAGALLWILDEPLTGLDVHGVALVEGLLREHLGRGGLVVMTTHQPLTLDGVAVRAIQVGRQEGA